One genomic window of Microbacterium testaceum StLB037 includes the following:
- a CDS encoding ABC transporter permease: MSTLKRLWGLGTGRFGILIVVLLVVVAIVSLFWTPFDPGAVDVRARWADPSWPHVLGTDNNGRDIASLLMAGTRTTILVAVGAGIVASVLGIALAALGSLTARWIRESVAVLVDILIAFPVLIIAMMISAVWGGSLAVVIWAVGIGFGVNIARVTRPELRRVLQSDFVLAGRASGLTAWQNLTRHLLPNVAPVFIVQLSWGMAVAVLAEAGLSYLGFGAPITQPSWGVLLNDLQAYIAVHPLTVVWPGLAITLTVLALNLLGDALREAGDPTLADRAPAARTHVPGVVA, translated from the coding sequence GTGAGCACCCTGAAGCGCCTGTGGGGCCTCGGCACCGGCCGATTCGGCATCCTGATCGTCGTTCTGCTCGTCGTGGTCGCGATCGTGTCCTTGTTCTGGACCCCGTTCGATCCCGGCGCGGTCGACGTCCGCGCGCGCTGGGCCGACCCCTCGTGGCCGCACGTCCTCGGCACCGACAACAACGGTCGGGACATCGCGAGCCTGCTCATGGCGGGAACGCGCACGACGATCCTCGTCGCCGTGGGCGCGGGCATCGTCGCCTCGGTGCTCGGGATCGCGCTCGCAGCGCTCGGCTCGCTCACGGCGCGGTGGATCCGCGAGAGCGTGGCGGTGCTGGTGGACATCCTCATCGCCTTCCCCGTGCTGATCATCGCCATGATGATCTCGGCCGTCTGGGGCGGCTCCCTCGCCGTGGTCATCTGGGCGGTGGGGATCGGCTTCGGCGTCAACATCGCGCGCGTGACCCGGCCGGAGCTGCGTCGCGTGCTGCAGAGCGACTTCGTCCTCGCGGGCCGGGCGAGCGGGCTGACCGCGTGGCAGAACCTCACCCGACACCTGCTGCCGAACGTCGCCCCGGTGTTCATCGTGCAGTTGTCGTGGGGCATGGCCGTCGCCGTGCTGGCCGAAGCAGGACTGTCGTACCTCGGCTTCGGCGCCCCGATCACCCAGCCGTCGTGGGGCGTGCTGCTCAACGACCTCCAGGCGTACATCGCCGTTCACCCCCTGACGGTGGTGTGGCCGGGGCTCGCGATCACCCTCACCGTCCTGGCACTCAACCTCCTCGGCGACGCGCTGCGCGAGGCCGGCGACCCCACGCTCGCCGATCGCGCGCCCGCCGCCCGCACGCACGTGCCGGGGGTGGTCGCATGA
- a CDS encoding ATP-binding cassette domain-containing protein, whose amino-acid sequence MSLRVTDLRVEIAGRAVVDGVSFEVPDGARVGLIGESGSGKSLTALAILGLLPDGARATGSVRWNEREILGLPDRELAALRGDDIGMVFQEPRTALNPLHTVGRQIGESVRIHEGVSRREALWRAIAEAERVALPDPERIVSRYPHQLSGGQRQRVAIAMALACRPHLLIADEPTTALDVTIQAGILSLLRSLVQDAGMSLVFITHDLAVLAQVATHAVVLDRGRVVEEGEVGALLRAPSSPITRALVRDATATLWHPEIAGADAGTPAFPAGPGPSHGEAAKGEETP is encoded by the coding sequence ATGAGCCTGCGGGTGACCGACCTGCGCGTCGAGATCGCCGGACGCGCGGTGGTGGACGGGGTCTCGTTCGAGGTGCCCGACGGCGCCCGCGTGGGGCTGATCGGCGAGTCGGGCTCGGGCAAGTCGCTCACCGCCCTCGCGATCCTCGGGCTGCTGCCCGACGGCGCGCGCGCCACCGGGAGCGTCCGCTGGAACGAGCGCGAGATCCTGGGCCTCCCCGATCGCGAGCTCGCGGCCCTGCGCGGCGACGACATCGGAATGGTCTTCCAGGAGCCCCGGACCGCTCTCAACCCCCTCCACACGGTCGGGCGGCAGATCGGCGAATCCGTCCGGATCCACGAGGGCGTCTCGCGCCGAGAGGCCCTGTGGCGGGCGATCGCCGAGGCGGAACGGGTCGCGCTTCCCGACCCCGAGCGCATCGTGTCGCGCTACCCGCACCAGCTCTCCGGGGGTCAGCGCCAGCGCGTCGCGATCGCGATGGCTCTCGCCTGCCGGCCGCACCTGCTCATCGCCGACGAGCCCACGACGGCGCTCGACGTGACCATCCAGGCCGGCATCCTGTCGCTGCTGCGCTCCCTGGTCCAGGATGCCGGCATGTCCCTCGTCTTCATCACCCACGACCTCGCGGTCCTCGCGCAGGTCGCGACGCACGCGGTCGTCCTCGACCGCGGACGTGTCGTCGAGGAGGGCGAGGTGGGCGCCCTGCTGCGCGCACCGTCGTCCCCGATCACGCGCGCGCTCGTGCGGGACGCGACGGCGACGCTGTGGCATCCGGAGATCGCGGGGGCGGATGCCGGGACACCGGCGTTCCCCGCCGGGCCGGGGCCTTCGCACGGCGAGGCGGCGAAGGGCGAGGAGACGCCGTGA
- a CDS encoding ATP-binding cassette domain-containing protein produces MTETLIQARGLSRSYPAPRRGFGRPERTVGLDDVDLSVRAGSAVGIIGESGSGKSTLVRLLLGLDVPTAGTVEVDGRAVDARSSARSLHGLRRATGIVFQDPYASLDPRMSVGRIVGEPLWALGIDGDRRARVREVLEQVGLDADMAARFPHEFSGGQRQRIALARAIVHRPRILVGDEPLSALDVTVRAQILRLLARLRAEEDLTLVLVSHDIGVVQNVCDHVVVMKDGRVVEQGPTEKVLLQPQAAYTRQLLASIPTLPRG; encoded by the coding sequence GTGACCGAGACGCTCATCCAGGCGCGCGGTCTCTCGCGCAGCTATCCCGCGCCCCGCCGGGGCTTCGGCCGCCCGGAACGCACCGTGGGGCTCGACGACGTCGATCTGTCGGTGCGCGCGGGCTCGGCGGTCGGGATCATCGGCGAGTCGGGGTCGGGCAAGTCGACGCTGGTCCGTCTGCTCCTCGGTCTCGACGTCCCCACGGCGGGCACCGTCGAGGTCGACGGTCGGGCCGTCGACGCGCGCAGTTCGGCGCGGTCGCTGCACGGGCTGCGGCGGGCGACGGGGATCGTGTTCCAGGACCCGTACGCCTCGCTCGATCCCCGCATGAGCGTCGGACGCATCGTCGGCGAGCCGCTCTGGGCCCTCGGCATCGACGGCGATCGCCGCGCGCGCGTGCGCGAGGTCCTCGAGCAGGTGGGGCTCGACGCCGACATGGCGGCCCGCTTCCCCCACGAGTTCTCCGGCGGTCAACGTCAGCGCATCGCCCTCGCGCGGGCGATCGTGCACCGCCCGCGCATCCTCGTGGGCGACGAACCGCTGTCCGCTCTCGATGTGACCGTGCGGGCGCAGATCCTCCGACTCCTCGCGCGCCTGCGGGCCGAGGAGGACCTGACGCTCGTGCTCGTCTCGCACGACATCGGCGTGGTGCAGAACGTGTGCGACCACGTCGTCGTCATGAAGGACGGCCGGGTGGTCGAACAGGGACCGACCGAGAAGGTGCTGCTGCAGCCGCAGGCGGCGTACACGCGGCAGTTGCTGGCATCCATTCCGACACTGCCTCGCGGGTAG
- a CDS encoding transcriptional regulator, translating into MAKDSREDGRAASVEPRFDEAIHAPTRLRICAMLRPLAEADFADVKAALDLSDANLSKTLRALIELGYVRTTKQSSPERADGRRTTRLSLTPLGRDAFDAHFAALRAMAPGP; encoded by the coding sequence ATGGCGAAGGATTCTCGGGAGGACGGGAGAGCCGCGTCGGTCGAACCGCGGTTCGACGAGGCGATCCACGCGCCGACGCGGCTGCGGATCTGCGCGATGCTGCGACCGCTCGCCGAGGCGGATTTCGCGGACGTCAAAGCGGCCCTCGACCTCAGCGACGCCAACCTCTCCAAGACGCTCCGCGCTCTCATCGAGCTCGGGTACGTGAGGACGACGAAGCAGTCGTCGCCCGAGCGGGCGGACGGGCGCCGGACTACGCGTCTGAGTCTGACGCCCCTCGGCCGCGACGCCTTCGACGCGCATTTCGCCGCTCTTCGAGCGATGGCGCCGGGGCCGTGA
- a CDS encoding M4 family metallopeptidase has translation MIPGIVPPFLLDRLASTDDPRLARAAAAARKTLAMPRPSRPTRRRLRLSIDGDALVAEAVPAPDRVISDARNTENLPGRRVRSEDEPPSGDSAVDEAYEGLGATYDFFWDAFSRDGIDAAGGSLLATVHFGDDYDNAFWNGERMVFGDGDGDVFVGFTRSLSVIAHELGHGVTEAAGGLEYQGQSGALNESLSDVFGALAEQHHRGERADEASWLIGAGIFAEAVQGEALRSMKAPGTAYDDDVLGKDPQPGHMRDYVETDDDNGGVHINSGIPNRAFFLVATRLGGFAWERAGLIWYRTLTAGTLSPTADFAAFARATLVAAATEYGEESEEVAAVRAAWAGVGVEEDAAG, from the coding sequence ATGATCCCCGGCATCGTTCCCCCCTTCCTGCTCGATCGGCTCGCCTCGACAGACGATCCGCGTCTCGCCCGTGCGGCGGCCGCCGCGCGCAAGACCCTCGCGATGCCGCGGCCGTCGCGGCCGACGCGCCGACGGCTGCGGCTGTCGATCGACGGCGACGCGCTCGTCGCGGAGGCCGTTCCCGCCCCCGACCGGGTCATCTCCGACGCGCGGAACACCGAGAACCTGCCCGGTCGCCGCGTCCGCAGCGAAGACGAGCCTCCCTCCGGCGACAGCGCGGTCGACGAGGCCTACGAGGGGCTCGGGGCCACCTACGACTTCTTCTGGGACGCCTTCTCGCGCGACGGCATCGATGCGGCCGGCGGCTCGCTGCTGGCGACCGTGCATTTCGGCGACGACTACGACAACGCGTTCTGGAACGGCGAGCGCATGGTGTTCGGCGACGGCGACGGCGACGTGTTCGTCGGCTTCACGCGGTCGCTCAGCGTCATCGCGCACGAACTGGGGCACGGGGTGACCGAGGCCGCCGGCGGCCTCGAGTACCAGGGTCAGTCGGGCGCCCTGAACGAATCCCTGTCCGACGTCTTCGGCGCGCTCGCCGAGCAGCACCATCGCGGCGAGCGCGCCGACGAGGCGTCGTGGCTGATCGGGGCCGGGATCTTCGCCGAGGCCGTGCAGGGCGAGGCGCTGCGGTCGATGAAGGCGCCGGGCACCGCCTACGACGACGACGTGCTCGGGAAAGACCCGCAGCCCGGCCACATGCGCGACTACGTCGAGACCGACGACGACAACGGGGGCGTGCACATCAACTCGGGCATCCCCAACCGGGCGTTCTTCCTCGTCGCCACCCGGCTCGGGGGGTTCGCCTGGGAGCGCGCGGGACTCATCTGGTATCGCACGCTGACGGCGGGAACCCTCTCCCCCACCGCGGACTTCGCGGCGTTCGCACGGGCCACCCTGGTCGCCGCGGCCACCGAGTACGGTGAGGAGTCGGAGGAGGTCGCCGCCGTCCGCGCCGCGTGGGCCGGGGTCGGCGTCGAGGAGGATGCCGCAGGCTGA
- a CDS encoding protealysin inhibitor emfourin, with the protein MPQADDDERFAILVVRSGGIAGLSKQWRAEPDPERAPHWRELVESCPWDAPPAPTAGADRYQWRIEVHRGDTAVHRARLSDAQVEGPWRSLVDEVRQAASPGR; encoded by the coding sequence ATGCCGCAGGCTGACGACGACGAACGCTTCGCGATCCTCGTCGTGCGTTCGGGCGGTATCGCGGGCCTGTCGAAGCAGTGGCGCGCGGAGCCCGATCCCGAGCGCGCCCCGCACTGGCGCGAGCTCGTCGAGAGCTGCCCGTGGGACGCTCCTCCCGCCCCGACCGCCGGAGCCGACCGCTACCAATGGCGCATCGAGGTGCACCGCGGCGACACCGCCGTGCACCGCGCGCGGCTGAGCGATGCGCAGGTCGAGGGGCCGTGGCGCTCGCTCGTCGATGAGGTGCGCCAGGCCGCGTCGCCCGGGCGCTGA
- a CDS encoding helix-turn-helix transcriptional regulator: MKRAERLHALTEMLRRHGARGCSAERMAREFSVSVRTVKRDLAALERSGTPIWSRPGPGGGYGLAVGSSLPPVTLSSAQAVALLAAVAANPDAPYNDLARAGVAKILDVVDPRTRARAEELAARVWVDAPVSASRAVRSALEEALADQRVVRVRYTTAAGQTTTRDIEPVLFASREGRWFLIGWCRLREAMRWFALERVERATVLAEERSGHTVQEVGEPPRTSHPVSGVRSTR; this comes from the coding sequence GTGAAGCGCGCGGAGCGCCTGCACGCGCTGACGGAGATGCTCCGTCGTCACGGCGCCCGCGGGTGCTCGGCGGAGAGGATGGCGCGCGAATTCTCCGTCTCGGTCCGTACGGTCAAACGTGACCTGGCGGCGCTCGAGCGCAGCGGGACGCCGATCTGGTCGCGTCCCGGCCCGGGTGGCGGCTATGGACTCGCCGTGGGCTCATCCCTCCCCCCGGTCACCCTGTCGTCCGCGCAGGCGGTCGCCCTCCTGGCGGCGGTCGCGGCGAATCCCGACGCGCCGTACAACGATCTGGCGCGGGCGGGGGTGGCGAAGATCCTCGACGTCGTCGATCCCCGGACACGGGCTCGGGCCGAAGAGCTCGCCGCGCGCGTGTGGGTCGATGCTCCGGTGTCCGCGTCACGGGCGGTGCGGTCGGCGCTCGAGGAGGCGCTGGCCGACCAACGCGTCGTCCGCGTCAGGTACACGACGGCTGCGGGGCAGACGACCACGCGCGACATCGAGCCGGTCCTGTTCGCGTCGCGGGAAGGCCGATGGTTCCTCATCGGGTGGTGCCGTCTGCGGGAGGCCATGCGGTGGTTCGCCCTCGAGCGGGTCGAGCGAGCCACAGTCCTCGCTGAGGAGCGCAGCGGCCACACCGTCCAGGAAGTGGGGGAGCCGCCTCGGACGTCACACCCCGTGAGCGGCGTGCGGTCCACCCGGTGA
- a CDS encoding alpha/beta fold hydrolase, which produces MNITTGTPPLIFLAGHWLGAWAWDDLLAHLPSTRTIALTLPGLDPDDPDRTSRAVDDQAAAIIDLLARLDSPAVVVAHSGANAPLSVVLDRHPQLVRRVVWVDSGPWNGRAFAPELPVDVRELALPPFDVLAQQASLAGLTPDLLERFRARAVAEPAPVLRQAVELTNDLRHDVPTTLVCCSLPSAQVHELADAGHPMFADVARLTRVESVDLPTGHWPMWSRPSDLAAVILAAARQD; this is translated from the coding sequence ATGAACATCACCACCGGCACCCCGCCCCTCATCTTCCTTGCCGGCCACTGGCTCGGCGCGTGGGCGTGGGACGACCTCCTCGCCCACCTTCCCTCCACCCGTACCATCGCCCTGACGCTGCCGGGTCTGGACCCCGACGATCCCGACCGTACGAGCAGGGCGGTCGACGACCAGGCCGCCGCGATCATCGATCTCCTCGCGCGTCTCGACTCGCCGGCGGTCGTCGTCGCGCACAGCGGCGCCAACGCTCCCCTGAGCGTCGTGCTGGATCGGCATCCGCAACTCGTCCGCCGCGTCGTCTGGGTCGACTCGGGGCCCTGGAACGGAAGGGCTTTCGCGCCCGAACTGCCGGTAGACGTGAGAGAGCTGGCCCTTCCGCCGTTCGACGTCCTCGCTCAGCAGGCCAGCCTCGCGGGGCTGACCCCCGACCTGCTCGAACGGTTCCGCGCTCGCGCCGTTGCCGAGCCGGCCCCCGTCCTGCGGCAGGCCGTGGAGCTGACGAACGACTTGCGTCACGATGTTCCGACGACCCTCGTGTGCTGCTCGCTCCCGAGCGCACAGGTGCACGAGCTCGCGGACGCCGGCCACCCGATGTTCGCTGACGTCGCCCGGCTCACGCGCGTCGAGAGCGTGGACCTCCCCACCGGACACTGGCCGATGTGGAGTCGCCCGAGCGACCTGGCCGCGGTGATCCTCGCGGCCGCACGTCAGGACTGA
- a CDS encoding GNAT family N-acetyltransferase: protein MLEEEYEKSRRRLPAHLRRAPEPERPFSYEIRPATEADIPDIREIYNYYVRNSVVTFDEKAWSIAKWRDKFATLKRLGLPFLVAESPSGQVLGYALVQPWQSKSAYRYTVENSIYLGQAAAGKGLGRALLEALIAACQDLGIREMVAAISDKGADASIALHEKLGFTEVGRMGRVGFKFGRWLGVVYLQKSIPSKKKKRKLFG from the coding sequence GTGCTGGAAGAAGAGTACGAGAAGAGCCGTCGGCGTCTGCCCGCGCACCTGCGTCGTGCGCCCGAGCCGGAGCGGCCGTTCTCGTACGAGATCCGTCCCGCGACCGAGGCGGACATCCCCGACATCCGCGAGATCTACAACTACTACGTGCGCAACTCCGTCGTGACCTTCGACGAGAAGGCCTGGTCGATCGCGAAGTGGCGCGACAAGTTCGCCACGCTGAAGCGGCTGGGACTCCCGTTCCTCGTCGCGGAGTCGCCGAGCGGACAGGTCCTCGGCTACGCCCTCGTGCAGCCGTGGCAGTCGAAGTCGGCGTACCGCTACACCGTGGAGAACTCGATCTACCTCGGCCAGGCGGCCGCGGGGAAGGGCCTCGGCCGCGCGCTTCTCGAGGCACTCATCGCCGCGTGCCAGGATCTCGGCATCCGCGAGATGGTCGCCGCGATCAGCGACAAGGGCGCCGACGCGTCCATCGCCCTGCACGAGAAGCTCGGTTTCACCGAGGTGGGCCGCATGGGCCGCGTCGGCTTCAAGTTCGGCCGCTGGCTCGGCGTCGTCTACCTGCAGAAGAGCATCCCATCGAAGAAGAAGAAGCGGAAGCTGTTCGGCTGA
- a CDS encoding uracil-DNA glycosylase, whose protein sequence is MTAKSLAELADAGLIDRSWVEPLAPVAADIAAVGERLRSEGKPYLPAGDLVLRAFRTPLDAVRVLIVGQDPYPTPGHPIGLSFAVDPHVRPLPRSLSNIYRELSDDLGIAPAPHGDLSAWSAQGVMLLNRVLTVAPGAPASHRGWGWERVTEHAIHTLAAREAPLVAVLWGRDAMNLAPLLGDTAIVSSPHPSPLSASRGFFGSKPFSRVNALLEEQGAPPVDWRLPS, encoded by the coding sequence GTGACGGCGAAGTCCCTCGCCGAACTCGCGGACGCCGGGCTGATCGACCGTTCCTGGGTCGAGCCGTTGGCTCCGGTGGCCGCGGACATCGCCGCGGTCGGCGAGCGGTTGCGCAGTGAGGGGAAGCCGTACCTGCCGGCCGGAGACCTCGTGTTGCGCGCGTTCCGCACCCCTCTCGACGCGGTGCGCGTGTTGATCGTCGGTCAGGACCCCTACCCGACCCCGGGTCACCCGATCGGGCTGTCGTTCGCCGTCGACCCGCACGTGCGCCCGCTGCCGCGGAGCCTGTCGAACATCTACCGGGAGCTCTCCGACGACCTCGGCATCGCCCCCGCCCCGCACGGCGACCTCTCGGCGTGGTCGGCGCAGGGCGTGATGCTGCTGAACAGGGTGCTCACCGTGGCGCCCGGGGCCCCGGCATCCCACCGCGGGTGGGGATGGGAACGCGTCACCGAACATGCGATCCACACCCTGGCCGCTCGTGAGGCGCCGCTCGTGGCCGTGCTGTGGGGTCGGGATGCCATGAACCTGGCGCCGTTGCTCGGCGACACCGCGATCGTGTCGTCGCCGCACCCGTCGCCGCTGTCGGCGAGCCGCGGGTTCTTCGGCTCGAAGCCGTTCTCGCGCGTCAATGCGCTCCTCGAGGAGCAGGGCGCCCCGCCCGTGGACTGGCGTCTTCCGTCCTGA
- a CDS encoding phosphoribosyltransferase, whose translation MTDERERLTWDDFGAATRDISRAIVADGFHPEVVVAIARGGLLPGGAIAYGLGVKNCGALNVEFYTGVGTVLDAPEVLPPALDLSYLSGRRVLLVDDVADSGRTLDLAVKLLDRHGAEARSAVIYTKPSTIITPDYSWKNTDLWIDFPWSFQGSVHEEDAA comes from the coding sequence GTGACGGACGAGCGCGAGCGGTTGACCTGGGACGATTTCGGCGCGGCGACCCGCGACATCTCGCGAGCGATCGTGGCCGACGGGTTCCATCCCGAGGTCGTCGTCGCCATCGCCCGCGGCGGACTGCTGCCCGGCGGCGCGATCGCCTACGGCCTCGGCGTCAAGAACTGCGGCGCGCTCAACGTGGAGTTCTACACCGGCGTGGGCACGGTGCTCGACGCCCCCGAGGTGCTGCCTCCGGCCCTGGACCTGTCGTACCTGAGCGGGCGCCGGGTGCTCCTCGTCGACGATGTCGCCGACAGCGGCCGCACGCTCGACCTCGCCGTGAAGCTCCTGGACCGGCACGGAGCCGAGGCGCGCTCGGCCGTGATCTACACGAAGCCCTCCACGATCATCACGCCCGACTACTCGTGGAAGAACACCGACCTGTGGATCGACTTCCCCTGGTCGTTCCAGGGATCGGTGCACGAGGAAGACGCGGCGTGA
- a CDS encoding MFS transporter: MSRVSGAVGRVRSSALGVTAGLIGWFVVVELVSGILQGFYVPLLPDIVVHLGIRDADVNWFEAAQLLLSALVLPVLAKLGDMFGHKRILLLSALATAAASWWLVFADSFTSFLLAWALQGFYVVWLPLEIALIFDRGRRLQRGVSRTRSAAGLLVVGLQAGAIIGALAAGRLFAATGGNLRLALMVPAVAVTLVSLVIWLGVPESERSPDARRLDVGGFAILAGALLCVTGALSFVRLPEGPGPLAITALLVAGVALLVVFVWFELRQSDPAVDIRVLRRPEMWPVQTTAFLVGISLLGAQGPLATYAGTDRALGYGLGLDATDRSNVIGVYLVSLIVGAVLFAVTSRRASPRAVLIGAAVLVGAGYALLLPLHVELWQVLLCLAIAGLGSGALVAAMPAAAAAAAPRGQTGVASALTNTTKTVGGTMSSAVFGVVLAAGAGSAVAATAAPLAGYLTVWAICAAGGFAAAVLLLFVPKVAFADRAEAEVDAQAARGEVS, encoded by the coding sequence ATGTCGCGCGTCTCCGGCGCGGTCGGTCGGGTGCGTTCGTCGGCACTCGGGGTGACCGCGGGTCTCATCGGCTGGTTCGTCGTGGTGGAGCTCGTCAGCGGCATCCTGCAGGGGTTCTACGTGCCCCTGCTGCCCGACATCGTCGTGCACCTCGGGATCCGCGATGCCGACGTCAACTGGTTCGAGGCCGCTCAACTGTTGCTGTCGGCGCTCGTGCTGCCGGTGCTGGCCAAGCTCGGCGACATGTTCGGCCACAAGCGGATCCTGCTCCTCTCGGCGCTCGCGACGGCGGCGGCCAGCTGGTGGCTCGTCTTCGCCGACTCGTTCACCTCGTTCCTGCTCGCGTGGGCGCTGCAGGGGTTCTACGTGGTGTGGCTTCCGCTGGAGATCGCCCTCATCTTCGACCGGGGTCGCCGTCTGCAGCGAGGGGTCTCGCGCACGCGCAGCGCCGCCGGATTGCTCGTCGTCGGTCTGCAGGCCGGGGCGATCATCGGAGCCCTCGCCGCGGGACGCCTGTTCGCCGCGACCGGCGGGAACCTCCGGCTCGCGCTCATGGTCCCCGCGGTGGCGGTCACCCTCGTCTCCCTCGTCATCTGGCTGGGCGTGCCCGAGTCCGAGCGCTCCCCCGATGCGCGGCGTCTCGACGTGGGCGGCTTCGCGATCCTCGCGGGCGCTCTGCTCTGCGTGACGGGGGCGCTGTCGTTCGTGCGGCTTCCCGAAGGCCCCGGTCCGCTCGCGATCACGGCCCTGCTCGTCGCGGGGGTCGCCCTCCTCGTGGTCTTCGTGTGGTTCGAGCTGCGCCAGAGCGACCCGGCGGTCGACATCCGCGTGCTCCGCCGCCCCGAGATGTGGCCCGTGCAGACCACCGCCTTCCTCGTCGGCATCAGCCTCCTCGGTGCCCAGGGGCCGCTCGCGACCTACGCCGGCACAGACCGCGCGCTCGGATATGGGCTGGGATTGGATGCCACCGACCGGTCCAACGTGATCGGTGTCTACCTCGTGTCGCTCATCGTGGGAGCGGTGCTGTTCGCCGTGACCTCGCGCCGCGCGAGTCCCCGCGCGGTGCTCATCGGTGCGGCCGTCCTCGTGGGCGCCGGCTACGCCCTCCTCCTGCCCCTCCACGTCGAGCTGTGGCAGGTGCTGCTGTGCCTTGCGATCGCCGGTCTCGGATCGGGAGCGCTCGTCGCGGCGATGCCCGCGGCCGCCGCGGCCGCCGCTCCGCGCGGGCAGACGGGCGTGGCATCCGCTCTCACCAACACCACGAAGACCGTGGGCGGCACGATGTCGTCCGCGGTGTTCGGCGTGGTGCTGGCCGCGGGGGCGGGATCGGCGGTGGCGGCGACGGCGGCACCGCTCGCCGGTTACCTGACCGTCTGGGCGATCTGCGCGGCGGGCGGCTTCGCGGCGGCGGTTCTGCTGCTCTTCGTGCCCAAGGTCGCGTTCGCCGATCGGGCTGAGGCCGAGGTGGACGCGCAGGCGGCGCGCGGCGAGGTGAGCTGA